The following nucleotide sequence is from Myxococcales bacterium.
TGCCGTCGAATCCGCAGATGCAGCGAGCTTGACGGGTCGAGTCCTGACCGAGCCGATGAAACTCCGGCGCATGGATCCTCTGTCGCTCCTCAGTGTGGGCGCGGCACTCGGGGTCAGCGACCGGTGTCCACTCGGGCCGGCCGCGGGGGTCATCGTGGGGACCGCCATGGCGACCCTCGAGCAGAACGCCGCCTTCGAGCGCCAGCGCCTGGCACGGGGAGCCGAACCTCGGCGCTTTCCCGCGACCTCGCCCAACCTGTGTGCGGGGGAAGTCAGCATCGCGCTCGGGCTCCACGGTCCGAGCTTCAGCGTCGGCGCGGGGCCGAGCGCCTCGCTCGAAGCGCTACTCGTGGCCCACGATTGGATCGCCTCCGGCTGGGCGGACCAGCTGGTGGTCATCGCTGCCGAGTCCGTCGGCGTCGTGGCATCGGGGCTCTGGCAGGCAGCCGGTTGGCCTCTCCCCGCACACGGCGCGGCGGCGGCGGTCCTGGGGGTTGCGACGACACAAACGCCCCTTGCCCGGCAGCGTCTGGCGGACGCCGCCAGGGCCGCGCAGGCGGCGGACGGAGCCCTCGGTGGCCGGCTTCCGGGGTGGCCCACGTTTCTCGAAGCGTTGGCGGGCCTCGGCCCCTGAACGGGTCCGCCTCGGTCGGGAAGAGCTTGCCCCGACCATTTTCGTTTGGCAGTGTGCCGTTGGGAATTGCCCCGGGCCACCGGCGCGTTGACCTCGAGACCCACCCGAACCCATGCGCTTGAACGAGTCGATCTTCAGATACCGTTGGCTCTTGTTGGTGTCCCTGGCGGCGTGCGGGGGTCACACCATCCCCAATACCGACGTGGACGATACCGACGACAATCGCAAGGTCGTCACGTTCTGCGAGGAGTATCGCCGCGCGGTCGAGGGGAAGAAGATCGGCTTCCTGCTCCAGCTTGCCGACCCGAGTTACTACGAGGACGGCGGCAACAACGACGCCACCGACGACCTGGACTACGCCGGGCTGCGGTCGTACCTGGAGGACCGCTTCGCAAAGACGAAGGGGATCCGCTACGAGATCCGCTATCGGCGGGTGGCCAAGGGTCGCAAGGACACCCTCCTGGTCGACTACACCTACAGCGCCAGCTACAAGATCCCGAGCGACGGGGGAGACGTCTGGCGGCACGTCGTTGCCGACAACCGCCTGGAGCTCTTGCCGGTCGGGGACAGCTTCAAGATCATCTCGGGAATGTGAGCCTTCGCTCGGTTTGACACGCCGCGTCAGCGCGGAAGTTGGTGCAACGAGCGTTCGTCCGTCAGATTATTGCTGGGGGACAGAAAGAGCGCTCAGCATGAAAAAGCCCACCGTGGCATTCGTCGGGACGGGGGGAGCGGCGCGAGGCATCGCGCACTTGGGTGTGCTCAAGGCGTGCGAGGAGCTTGGGATCCGACCCACGATCTTCGTGGGGGCGAGCGCCGGCGCGGTCGTGGCGGCGACCTACGGGCAGGGCATCCCACTCGACGTGCTGCTCGACGGGTACCGACTGCCCTGGAAGCGCAGGCATGACGGCCCGCGTTTTCACATGAACACCTTCTTCGGGCTCCCCACCCTGCGCCAGCTGTTCGACCCGGGCTATCTGACGAGTGGCCTCTTTTCCCTCGAGAAGCTCGAGCGCTACCTGCGCCATCACCTGCCGGTCAACGACTTCCGCAAGATCGACAATCGCCTGATCATCACCGCAGTCGACATCGACCGCGCGGAGCGGGTGTTGTTCGGAAAGGGATACGACTCCGACACGCCGATCAGTCGAGCGGTCGCCGCCTCGTGCTCGGTGCCCGGATTGTTCCGTCCGTTCGAGATCAACGGCCGCTACCACCTCGACGGCGAGATCGCCCGCACACTGTCCGCCGACGTCGCGCTGGAGGCTGGCGCTGACATCGTCATCGTCTCGAACATCTACCGCCCCGCGGAGGGCGAACAAGAGCGTCGCAGCATGGCGCGCCGGGGCCCGCTTCAGGTCATGAATCAGTCCCTGAACATCCTGCTCACCGAGAAAGAGCGTCGCGGCATCGCGCTCTACACTCAGGCGAACCCCCGCTGCACGTTCATCGACATTGCCCCGGACATCGGGCGTTTTGGCTATCTCAACCGATTCGCGGCCCGATCCCTGGTTCTGCGCGGGTACCGCGCGGCCCTGCAGACCCTGGCCTCGGCCAAGGAGCGCGGCGTCTTCGCGGCTCCGCGCGTCAGTGCATCCGGTCGACTGAACTAGCTAGAGCGCCGAACAGGTTGAACGTCGTTTGTTTTCAGCGACTTGCAATGTGTTCGGCGCTCGCGCGCGGAGCGCGCACGGCCGAAGGCCGGGGGTTTGGGGCGCAGCCCCAACGTAAGTGTCCTAGAACACGAGCAGCGCAAGCTGATCGGTGTTCTGGGCTCGACTCAGGGCAGGCTGAAATCTTCCGCCATGTCCACGATGCGGTAGTTGCCTCCGGCCGGCCTGAGCACGAACACGATTTCGTCGCCGAACAGGCGGGTCTTTCCGCCCCGGGGGTTGGCGATGGGCACGCGCACCACGACGTCGTCTGGTTGTGCCACCACACCGAGCGCGCGCGGCGGGCGCAGCGACCCAAGATCCACGGCGCGATAGGTCTCGATCTCACTATCGCGATAGACCGAGCCGGCGGCGAGTGAACCGTAGTCGAGGCGAGACAGCCGGAGCTGCCAGTATTGGCGTGCCTTCTGGCGTCCGGTCATGGGTCCGGCGCTGAGCCAGGCGTCGTCCGAGAGTAGCGGCTCGAGCTCGGGCAACGAAGCGTGGCTCACGGCGCGGAAGAAGCTGCGGACGAGCTCACGTGCCGCCGCAGGATCGGCGGGAGTCTTCAGCACGACGACACCCTGTTCGCTGTGCGCGGTCGAGGCAGGCGCCGGCAATTCGGACGCCGGGTCGACGGCAACACCCGGAGCACGTCGTGGGGCCGAGTCGAGCTGCGCCGTGGTGTCGAGCGCGCCGTGGCCCGCGGACGCACAGCCGCCCGCGCCGAGCCCGAGGCTCGAGATCAGCGCCGCAATGGCGCAGTCAGATCGCTTCCACGAGAGGGTCATCCGTCCGCGAGAGCGTCACGATGCTCGGGCTCGGCACCGCTGTCCAGCCCGACGGAGTGGCATCGAGCTCCGAGGCGATCAGAGTGAAATGCGTGCTCTCGATGGCAGGGATCCTGAGGTGCATCCGGCTCTCGGCCCCCAGGAGCTCCTCGATGTCGTAGCGGCCCCGAAGCACCCGATACGCCATTCCGCCGTTGCGATGCACCGCCACCATCAGCTCACCGTTGGTGACCAGGGTGTCACCGGTGTTCTGGCCCTGACCCTCTTCCGCCGACAGCCGGTCCACCAGGGCGATGCTGGAGCGAAGGGCGCCGACCACGTGCGGGGTCGGGACACTACCGTCGTTGAGGTGACCGGAGTCGTGCAGGAACGACAGGAACAGGTGAAAGAAGATCTCACTGTCGGTCTCGCCCCGGACGTTCCGCCGCAAGAACTCGGGCAACGACTCGAGCAGTCGGTCGCGCAGCTGCTCGAAGCCGCAGATCGTGCCCGTTTGCCCGAGTAACCACGACCGATAGCGGAAAGGGTGGGTGTTCTCGGTCCGCAGCTCCCCCACGGTTGCGCAGCGTACGTGCCCGAGCATGACGTCCGTGCGCAGGCCCCGCGCCGCCTCGGCAAGCTCGATCACGCTGCGGTCGTCCACCGGACGTCTTCGCAACAGGACTTCACCGGATTGATAGAAACCGATGCCCCAACCGAGGGGGTGTTCGGGGTCGGAGCGCGCAGTGAGGACTTCGGAGTGCATCTCCAGCACCCGACTGCCCAAGTCCGCGCGGTTTCCAATGAACCCGAACATCCGTGCCATGGTCTTCGCTCCCGCCGCGTATGTCGGCGTTGATGCTCAAGCATGGGGCGTCCGCGCGCAGTTGTCACACCTTTCGTGGAGTCGCCTGCCGCAGTGTTCACGCGAGTCGGCCCTCAGGCCGCCGGGCCGCCAGGAAATTCGTCACGCACACGAGACCGCGATACCAATCTCTCATGGAGCACGAGAGGTTTCGCGAGGCCCTGCTCTCCGTCATGGACCAGAAGGAGCACTGGGCTTGGCCGGGCTTTACTCGAGGGCTCGTCGCGAAGGCCCGCCTTCACGTCCATCTCGAGCAGGAATACGCCAGCTACGTTCGGGACTTCCCGGTGCTCGTGGGCCGAGCGTACGTTTTGTGTCCGATCGCCGCCGCGCGCCGCGAGCTGATCGAGAACGTGTACGAAGAGGAGACAGGCGCACTCCACGCGGGGCGCCCGCACCCCGAGCTGTTTCTGGAGTATCCGCGCGGACTCGGCATGGACCTCGCGCGTTTCGAGGACGTCGAGCTCCTGCCTGCCGCGCGCAGTTACCGCGCGGTGCTCGACGACGCTACGCTGCGGGAGGGCTGGGAGGTAGCTGCGGCCGTCACGACGCTGTTCGTGGAGGGGACTCGCTTCGAGCGTGGGGAGCTCGACCCCGCGGCACCTCGCCGTCCCGAACCGCCGCTGGCGCAGCACCCACTCGTGCTGCACTACGGCTTGCCCCACGAGAGCCTCGCGCTGACCCGTGCGCATCGAAAGGTCGAAGGGTCACACCGGGCCGCGGCGTGGCGTGTCGTGCTCGAGCACGTGTCGAGCGAGCGCCGCGCAGAGGTCGTCCAGGCCATGCAGCGGGCGCTGCACGCCTGGCTCGCCTACCGGGACGCCGTTGCGGCCGCCGTAGGCCTCGAACGCGGGCCGGATGGCGTGCCCCGGAGGGCCGGCTCGCCCTAGCCCCGTAGCCCGCCGAGCGGTCCGGATGTGCTAGCCTCCGCGCCCAAGATGCTGTCCACCGAAGTCCGGAAGATCGGAGCGCGGCTCGTGCTCGTGCTCGTCCCTCTGACCAGCCTCGCCTGTACCGCCGTGTATCCCGAGGTGCAGACGCCCGTGCGGCCTCCGCCCGCCGGGGCGAACCTGTCCCCGGCCGCGCCGGACGACCTGTTTTTCATCCGGGTGAGCGGCGCGACCATTCCGGAGATGACGCGCGACGGCCGCAAGTGGGACGCGGTCGGTGGTTCGGCGCCGGATCCATTCGTGAAGATCACCGCGAACGACAAGGAGATCGCACGGACGCCCACGCAGGAAAACACGCTTACCCCCACCTGGCCGGACGCTGTGCGCGCGAACTATCGCATCCCGCACGGCACGGTCGTCAAGGTCGAGCTCTGGGACGCCAACCCGATCAACAATCATCCGATTTGTGTCCGGGTGCTGCGCGCGTTCCGCGAAGAGGCGCGCAGCGGCGTGATTGACATCGACTGTGAGAGCGGCGCGAAGATCTCGCTGATCGCAGAGCCCGCCCACGCCCGAGTGGGTCTGGGCATGCGCTACGAGTTCCGCACCCAGAGCGTCCACGTGACGCGGGTGGCCCTCGAGTCTCCCGCCGGGCGGATCGGACTCAGGGGCGGGGAAGAGATCACGCGCATTCAGGGCAAGGAGGTCAAGACACTCGATGAGCTCGAGACGCGAAGCCTCATCAACGCCAACGCAGACTCGGGCCTCTCGCTGACGGTGAAGAAGGCCGACGGCTCGACGCAAGACGTCAGCCTCAGGTCGGGGCCCATCTACCCGGTCCTCGACGACGACATTCCGCTCGAGTAGGCGACATGCCGACTGCCGAGGAAGCCGCGCGAAGCAGCGTGCTCGTCGTCGACGCGCCGGAGCGTGGCACGCTGCGCGTAAACGGGCCCGATCGCCTGGGCTGGCTGAACGGCATCGTGACCGGCGACGTCAGCAAGGTGACGCCGGGGCAGGGTGTTCACAGCCTGATCCTGTCCAAGACCGGCAAGGTCATGAGTGATCTGTTCGTCGTTGCAGCGCCGGAGGTGGTGTTCGTCTCGGTGGCTCCGGGCAAGGCGGCGGAGCTCCACGGCTACCTCGACAAGATGCTGGTGATGGAGGACGCGGAGGTCAGTGAAGAGACCGCGGACCACGTCTGGATCATGCTGCACGGACCCGAAGCCGTGGATGTTGGCGGCGCGGTGGCCGAGCAGCTCGGCGGCGCGAGTGGTGCCCTCGACTGGACCGGGCTGGGCGGTGCGGCGCTGGTGGTGCGGCGTGACGCCCTCGCCGCGGCGCACGCCGCGATCACGGTGCAGGAGCCGCGCGCCGTGCACGCGACTGCCGCAGACTGGGAGCTGCTCCGGCTCGAGCGGGGTGTTGCGACCTACGACGTCGATTTCGGGCTGACCGACAATCCCCACGAGGCGGGGCTCGATCAGCGCGCAGTCTCGTGGAGCAAGGGCTGTTACCTCGGGCAAGAGGTGGTCTGTATGCAGGGCATGCGCGGCAAGCTGAAGCGACGGCTCGTCTCGCTCACCCTCGCCGGCTCGGATGTGCCGGCGCGCGGAGCGCCGGTCGAGCTTGCCGGCGGTACCGAAGCCGTGGGCGAGATCACGAGCGCAGCGACGAGTGTACGTGTTGGTGCGGTCGTCGCGCTCGCGCGCGTCGACGGCGCCGCCCTGGATGCGGCCGCACCGCTCCAGGTGGGCGGTGTTCCCGCTACGCTCGTGGCGCGCCCAGATCCCAGCTGACAGGTCGTGCTCGGGAGCAGCCCGCCGGGGCAGCGGTCGCGTGCGCCAACAGAAGGCGCGCTCGCCGGTTCCATCGCGCCCCAAATCGCTCTACGGTGCCGCGATGGCTGCGCGTCGCGAAGCTTCCGGCCCGCCAGCAGGCTTGGGTGAGCCCACGCAGGCGCGGCGCACGGCCGGCGGATTTCGCGTCGCTGACGACGTGCTCGGCCTGATCGGGTCGACGCCGCTGGTGCGCCTCGGGCGGCTCAGCCCCGAGGGGGGCGCCACGCTGTTTGGCAAGTGTGAGCTCCTCAATCCTGCCGGGAGCGTCAAGGACCGCCCGGCGCTCGGCATGGTGCTCGGCGCCGAGCGGACCGCCAAGCTCGCACCCGGCGCGACGTTGATCGAAGCCACGAGTGGCAACACGGGCATCAGCCTGGCAATGATCGCGGCGGTCCGCGGCTACCGCTGTGTGCTCGTCATGCCGGAGGACATGAGCTTGGAGCGACGCTACATCTTGCGCGCCTACGGCGCCGAGATCGTTCTGACCCAGGCCGCGGGTGGCATGAGCGCCGCGGTGGCCAAAGCGCTCGAGCTGCTCGCGCAGACTCCCGGCGCGTTCATGCCCAGTCAGTTCGACAACCCGGACAATCCCGAGAGCCACGCCCGGAGCACCGCGCTCGAGCTCATCGAGCAGACCGGCGGCCAGATCGCAGCGTTCGTCGCCGGGGTGGGGACGGGCGGCACCGTCTCGGGAGTGGGTCGGGTGCTCAAGGCGACTCTTCCGTCAGTCCGGGTGGTCGCGGTCGAGCCGCAAGCAAGCGCGGTGCTCAGCGGAAAGTCGCCCGGCCCCCACGGCATTCAGGGGTTGGGTGCTGGCTTCGTGCCCAAAACTTTCGACCGCTCGGTGGTCGATCAAGTCGTTGTCGTCAGCGACGTCGCGGCCGAGCGAATGGCGCGTCGCTTGGCGCGCGAGGAAGGGCTACTCGTGGGCCCGAGCTCCGGCGCCAACGTGCACGCCGCCGCGGAGGTTGCGCTGGCGGTCGGCACCGGCACGGTCGTCACAATCTTGTGCGACTCCGGCGAGCGTTACCTATTCTGAGTGGTCGGGGCGGGGCTGTCATTTGCCCTGAAACTCCGGTGTGCGCCGGGCGGCCCAGGCCATCACGCCTTCCATCAGATCGGCGGAGCCGAGCAGACCGAGCTGCCCCGTGCGCTCGCGCCCGAGGGCGTCGTCGATGCTGCCTCCGAAGCTCTCCCGCACCGCCGCTCGGATCTGCGCGATGGCCAAGGGTGGCCCCGCCGCCAACGCCTCGGCGAGGCCGCGTGCGGACACTTCGAGCTCACCGGGTTCGACCAGCCGGTTGGCGAGCCCGAGTTCGAGGGCCAGCGGCGCCTCGATCTTCTCGCCGAGTAGCAGGTACTCGAGGGCGCGACCCACGCCGATCATCCGGGGCAACCAGAACGTGCCGCCGCCGTCGGGCATCAGGCCGATCTTGACGAATTTTTCCTGCAGGTAGGCGCGCGTCGACAGCACCCTCAGATCACACGCCAGGGCGAGATCCGCTCCGAAACCCACGGCCGCGCCGTCGACCGCTGCGACGAAGGCTTTCTTGCTGTGAACGATGGCGCGAATGACGGCATGAAACTCGTCGATGCGAGTGTCCATGCTGACCTCGTTCAGGTCCGCCATGCCCGCTTTCAGGTCGGCCCCGGAACAAAACGCCTCGCCAGCACCGGTCAACACCAGCGCCCGCACGCTCGGCTTGGCCTCGAGTTCTTTCAAGCTCTCACCGAGCGCAACGACGAGCTCCCGGTTGAGGGCGTTCTTGGTAGCTGGGCGGTTCAAGGTCAGGGTGGCAACGGCCCCGTTTTCCTGCACCACGAGCGGAGATGCGCTTTCCATGCGGCGGCGAGCATAACCGGCAGGCCTGGGAATTCGAGCCCGGAGTTGCTCGAAGCCCCGTGCCGTCCTAATGAACCCCGCGAAATGGGTGAGCCGTTCGATATCCCTCCGAAGCTTCCGCTCGCCGAGCAGCGCGGCCAGACCTTCCCGAGCCTCGTTACCTTGATGCAGCGGCTGCTCGCGCCCGATGGCTGTCCCTGGGATCGGGAGCAGGATTTCGCCTCGGTGCGGCGCTACGTGCTCGAGGAGGCCTGCGAGGTCATCGAC
It contains:
- a CDS encoding class II glutamine amidotransferase, which gives rise to MARMFGFIGNRADLGSRVLEMHSEVLTARSDPEHPLGWGIGFYQSGEVLLRRRPVDDRSVIELAEAARGLRTDVMLGHVRCATVGELRTENTHPFRYRSWLLGQTGTICGFEQLRDRLLESLPEFLRRNVRGETDSEIFFHLFLSFLHDSGHLNDGSVPTPHVVGALRSSIALVDRLSAEEGQGQNTGDTLVTNGELMVAVHRNGGMAYRVLRGRYDIEELLGAESRMHLRIPAIESTHFTLIASELDATPSGWTAVPSPSIVTLSRTDDPLVEAI
- the cysK gene encoding cysteine synthase A yields the protein MAARREASGPPAGLGEPTQARRTAGGFRVADDVLGLIGSTPLVRLGRLSPEGGATLFGKCELLNPAGSVKDRPALGMVLGAERTAKLAPGATLIEATSGNTGISLAMIAAVRGYRCVLVMPEDMSLERRYILRAYGAEIVLTQAAGGMSAAVAKALELLAQTPGAFMPSQFDNPDNPESHARSTALELIEQTGGQIAAFVAGVGTGGTVSGVGRVLKATLPSVRVVAVEPQASAVLSGKSPGPHGIQGLGAGFVPKTFDRSVVDQVVVVSDVAAERMARRLAREEGLLVGPSSGANVHAAAEVALAVGTGTVVTILCDSGERYLF
- a CDS encoding patatin-like phospholipase family protein codes for the protein MKKPTVAFVGTGGAARGIAHLGVLKACEELGIRPTIFVGASAGAVVAATYGQGIPLDVLLDGYRLPWKRRHDGPRFHMNTFFGLPTLRQLFDPGYLTSGLFSLEKLERYLRHHLPVNDFRKIDNRLIITAVDIDRAERVLFGKGYDSDTPISRAVAASCSVPGLFRPFEINGRYHLDGEIARTLSADVALEAGADIVIVSNIYRPAEGEQERRSMARRGPLQVMNQSLNILLTEKERRGIALYTQANPRCTFIDIAPDIGRFGYLNRFAARSLVLRGYRAALQTLASAKERGVFAAPRVSASGRLN
- a CDS encoding PDZ domain-containing protein, with translation MLSTEVRKIGARLVLVLVPLTSLACTAVYPEVQTPVRPPPAGANLSPAAPDDLFFIRVSGATIPEMTRDGRKWDAVGGSAPDPFVKITANDKEIARTPTQENTLTPTWPDAVRANYRIPHGTVVKVELWDANPINNHPICVRVLRAFREEARSGVIDIDCESGAKISLIAEPAHARVGLGMRYEFRTQSVHVTRVALESPAGRIGLRGGEEITRIQGKEVKTLDELETRSLINANADSGLSLTVKKADGSTQDVSLRSGPIYPVLDDDIPLE
- a CDS encoding iron-containing redox enzyme family protein, which encodes MEHERFREALLSVMDQKEHWAWPGFTRGLVAKARLHVHLEQEYASYVRDFPVLVGRAYVLCPIAAARRELIENVYEEETGALHAGRPHPELFLEYPRGLGMDLARFEDVELLPAARSYRAVLDDATLREGWEVAAAVTTLFVEGTRFERGELDPAAPRRPEPPLAQHPLVLHYGLPHESLALTRAHRKVEGSHRAAAWRVVLEHVSSERRAEVVQAMQRALHAWLAYRDAVAAAVGLERGPDGVPRRAGSP
- a CDS encoding enoyl-CoA hydratase/isomerase family protein codes for the protein MESASPLVVQENGAVATLTLNRPATKNALNRELVVALGESLKELEAKPSVRALVLTGAGEAFCSGADLKAGMADLNEVSMDTRIDEFHAVIRAIVHSKKAFVAAVDGAAVGFGADLALACDLRVLSTRAYLQEKFVKIGLMPDGGGTFWLPRMIGVGRALEYLLLGEKIEAPLALELGLANRLVEPGELEVSARGLAEALAAGPPLAIAQIRAAVRESFGGSIDDALGRERTGQLGLLGSADLMEGVMAWAARRTPEFQGK
- a CDS encoding folate-binding protein YgfZ, with the translated sequence MPTAEEAARSSVLVVDAPERGTLRVNGPDRLGWLNGIVTGDVSKVTPGQGVHSLILSKTGKVMSDLFVVAAPEVVFVSVAPGKAAELHGYLDKMLVMEDAEVSEETADHVWIMLHGPEAVDVGGAVAEQLGGASGALDWTGLGGAALVVRRDALAAAHAAITVQEPRAVHATAADWELLRLERGVATYDVDFGLTDNPHEAGLDQRAVSWSKGCYLGQEVVCMQGMRGKLKRRLVSLTLAGSDVPARGAPVELAGGTEAVGEITSAATSVRVGAVVALARVDGAALDAAAPLQVGGVPATLVARPDPS